The window ACCGATCATCCTGCTGGTGCTGCTGCAGTTCGTGCAGACGTGCGCGACGCTCTACCTGCCCACACTGAACGCGGACATCATCGACCAGGGCGTGGTGGAGGGGGACACCGGCTACATCCTGTCCTTCGGCGCGCTGATGATCGGCATCTCGCTGGTGCAGGTCGTCTGCAACATCGGGGCCGTGTACTACGGCGCCCGCACCGCCTCGGCGGTCGGCCGGGACATCCGGGCGGCCGTGTTCGACCGGGTGCAGTCGTTCTCGGCGCGTGAGGTCGGTCACTTCGGGGCCCCGTCGCTGATCACGCGGACGACGAACGACGTCCAGCAGGTGCAGATGCTGGTGCTCATGACGTTCACGCTGGTGGTGTCGGCGCCGATCATGTGTGTCGGCGGCATCGTGCTGGCGCTCGGGCTGGACGTGCCGCTGTCGGGCGTGCTTCTCGCCGTCGTACCGGTGCTCGGCATCTCCGTCAGCCTGATCGTGCGCCGGCTGCGCCCCCTGTTCCGGGCCATGCAGGAGCGGCTGGACACCGTGAACCGGGTGCTGCGGGAGCAGATCACCGGCAACCGGGTGATCCGGGCCTTCGTACGGGACGACTACGAGAAGGACCGGTTCCGCAAGGCGAACGCCGAGCTGACGGAGGTGTCCCTGGGCACCGGGCGGATGCTCGCCCTGATGTTCCCGATCGTGATGACCGTCATCAACCTGTCGTCGATCGCCGTGGTCTGGTTCGGTGCCCATCGCATCGACAGCGGCGGGATGGAGATCGGCGCGCTCACCGCGTTCCTCGCCTATCTGATGCAGATCGTGATGGCCGTGATGATGGCCACCTTCATGTTCATGATGATGCCGCGCGCGGAGGTGTGCGCCGAGCGCATCCAGGAGGTGCTCGACACCGACAGCAGTGTGGTGCCGCCGGTCGCGCCCGTCCGGGAGCTGCGGCGGCACGGCTTCCTGGAGGTACGGGGCGCGGGCTTCCGCTATCCGGGCGCCGAGGAGCCGGTCCTCCGGTCGATCGAGGTCGTCGCACGTCCCGGTGAGACGACCGCCGTCATCGGGTCCACGGGCAGCGGGAAGTCCACGCTGCTGGGGCTGGTCCCGCGGCTGTTCGACGTCACCGAGGGCGAGGTGCTGGTGGACGGGGTCGACGTCCGGACGCTCGATCCGCAGCTGCTGGCCAGGACCGTGGGGCTGGTGCCGCAGAAGCCGTACCTCTTCTCGGGGACCGTGGCGACGAACCTGCGGTACGGCAATCCCGACGCCACCGACGAGGAGCTGTGGCACGCGCTGGAGGTGGCGCAGGCCAAGGAGTTCGTGGAGCGGCTGGAGAACGGGCTGGACTCCCCCATCGCTCAGGGCGGGACGAACGTGTCCGGCGGGCAGCGGCAGCGGCTCGCGATCGCGCGGACGCTGGTGCAGGGGCCGGAGATCTATCTGTTCGACGACTCGTTCTCCGCGCTGGACTACGCGACCGACGCCGCCCTGCGCGCGGCGCTGGGGCGGGAGACCGCCGAGGCGACCGTGGTGATCGTGGCCCAGCGGGTGGCGACCATCCGGGACGCCGACCGGATCGTCGTCCTCGACGAGGGCCGGGTCGTCGGCACCGGACGCCACCACGAGCTGATGGCGGAGAACGAGACCTACCGGGAGATCGTCCTCTCCCAGCTCACGGAAGCGGAGGCAGCCTGATGGCCGGGCCGTTGGCACGGATGGCGGGGGCCGGGGCTCCCGATCAGCACTCCATGGACTTCAAGGGGTCCGGGAAACGGCTGCTCGCGCAGTTCAGGCCCGAGCGGTTCACGATGTACGCGATGATCGTGTGCGCGGTGCTCAGCGTCGGTCTCTCGGTGCTGGGGCCGTACCTTCTCGGCCGGGCGACCGACCTCGTCTTCGCGGGGGTCGTCGGGCGGGAGATGCCGGCGGGTGCCACGAAGGCCGAGGTCCTGGCCTCCATGCGCGAGCGCGGGGACGGCGCGGTCGCCGACATGCTGTCGGGCACGGAGTTCACCCCGGGCGAGGGCATCGATTTCGACGCCGTCGGCACGGTGCTGCTGGTTGCCCTCGGCATCTTCCTGGTCGCGGGGCTGCTGATGGCGGCGGCGACCCGGCTCTCCAACCGGGCCATCAACCGGACCGTCTACCACATGCGCGAGGAGCTGCAGGCGAAGCTGTCGCGGCTGCCGCTGTCGTACTTCGACCGGCGGCAGCGCGGTGAGGTGCTGAGCCGGGCGACCAACGACATCGACAACATCGGCCAGACGCTCCAGCAGTCCATGGGGCAGCTGGTCAACTCGCTGCTCACCATCATCGGTGTGCTGGTGATGATGTTCTGGGTGTCTCCGCTGCTGGCGCTGGTCGCGCTGGTGACCGTGCCGGTGTCGTTCGTGGTCGCCACCCGCGTCGGCAAGCGGTCGCAGCCGCACTTCGTGGCGCAGTGGCGGGTCACCGGGAAGCTCAACGCGCACATCGAGGAGATGTACACCGGGCACACGCTCGTGAAGGTGTTCGGGCGGCAGGAGGAGTCGGCGCAGCAGTTCGCCGAGGAGAACGAGCGGCTGTACGAGGCCGGGTTCAAGGCCCAGTTCAACAGCGGGATCATGCAGCCGCTGATGTTCTTCGTGTCGAACATCAACTATGTGCTGGTCGCGGTGGTGGGCGGACTGCGGGTCGCCTCCGGCGCCCTGTCCATCGGTGACGTGCAGGCCTTCATCCAGTACTCGCGGCAGTTCTCGATGCCCCTGACGCAGGTCGCCTCGATGGCGAACCTGGTGCAGTCCGGTGTCGCCTCCGCCGAGCGGATCTTCGAACTGCTCGACGCGGAGGAGCAGGAGGCCGACGCGGTGCCCGGGGTGCGGCCGGAGGTGCTGCGGGGGCGGGTCGCTCTGGAAGGGGTGTCCTTCCGGTACGAGGCCGACAAGCCGCTGATCGAGGATCTGTCGCTGGTGGTCGAGCCCGGCCACACCGTGGCGATCGTGGGGCCGACCGGGGCCGGGAAGACGACCCTGGTGAACCTGTTGATGCGGTTCTACGAGGTCACGGGCGGGCGTATCACCCTGGACGGGGTCGATGTGGCGTCCATGTCCCGGGACGAACTGCGGGACGGGATAGGGATGGTGCTCCAGGACACCTGGCTGTTCGGGGGGACCATCGCGGAGAACATCGCGTACGGGGCGTCCGCCTCGCGGAAGGTGACGCGCGGGGAGATCGAGGAGGCGGCCCGGGCCGCGCACGCGGACCGGTTCGTGCGGACGCTGCCCGAGGGGTACGACACCGTGATCGACGACGAGGGGAGCGGGGTGAGCGCGGGTGAGAAGCAGCTCATCACGATCGCTCGGGCGTTCCTGTCGGATCCGGTGATCCTGGTGCTGGACGAGGCGACGTCTTCGGTGGACACGCGTACGGAGGTGTTGATCCAGAAGGCCATGGCCAAGTTGGCGCACGGGCGTACGTCGTTCGTGATCGCGCATCGGCTGTCGACGATCCGGGATGCGGACACGATCCTGGTGATGGAGAACGGTTCCATCGTGGAGCAGGGGGCGCACGAGGAGTTGTTGGCGGCGGACGGGGCGTATGCGCGGCTGTACAAGGCGCAGTTCGTCGAGGCTGTGGCTGAGGTGGACTGAGGGGGTGGGCCGAGGGGCGCGTTGTCGGGTGCGGGTGCGTGGGGGCTGGTCGCGCGGTTCCCCGCGCCCCTGAGAAGCAGGGGCCGCGCCCACTGCTTCTCAGACCCACCGGAGTCGCGCTCGACAACGCGCCCCCTCAGTCCAGGTAGCCCCGCAGCTGGTCCGCGAAGGCGTGGTCGCGGAGTTTGTTGAGGGTCTTGGACTCGATCTGCCTTATGCGTTCCCGGGTCACCCCGAAGATGCGGCCGATCTCCTCCAGCGTGCGGGGGCGGCCGTCCGCCAGGCCGTAGCGGAGTTGCACCACCTTGCGTTCGCGTTCGCCGAGGGTGGAGAGGACCGCCTCCAGGTGCTCGCGCAGGAGGAGGAAGGCCGCCGACTCCACGGGGCTCGCCGCGTCGCCGTCCTCGATGAGGTCGCCGAGGGCCACGTCGTCCTCCTCGCCCACGGGGGCGTGCAGGGAGACCGGTTCCTGGGCGAGGCGGAGCACCTCGCTGACGCGTCCGGGGGCGAGGTCGAGGTGGGCGGCCACCTCGTCCGGCGTGGGCTCGTAACCGCGCTCCTGGAGCATGCGGCGCTGGACGCGGACGACCCGGTTGATCAGCTCGACCACATGGACGGGGACACGGATCGTGCGGGCCTGGTCGGCGAGGGCGCGGGACATGGCCTGACGGATCCACCAGGTCGCGTACGTCGAGAACTTGTAGCCGCGGGCGTAGTCGAACTTCTCGACGGCGCGGATGAGGCCCAGGTTCCCCTCCTGGACCAGATCGAGCATGGTCAGCCCGCGGCCGACGTAACGCTTCGCCACCGACACCACGAGCCGCAGGTTCGCCTCGATGAGGCGGCGCTTGGCCATGCGGCCCATGACGACCAGCTTGTCGAGGTCGAGGGCGAGCCGGGTGTCGAGGTCGGAGGCGTTGCCGAGCCGCTCCTCGGCGAAGAGGCCGGCCTCGACGCGGCGGGCCAGTTCGACCTCCTCCACGGCCGTCAGGAGGGGGATGCGGCCGATCTCGCGCAGGTACTGGCGGAACAGGTCGGAGGACGGACCGCTGGTGTCCGTGCGGACGCGCGGCAGTTCCACGGGCTCGGACTCGGGGGGTTCGGCCGGTTCGTCGAGTTCGGGCGGGTCGTCCGGGGCCGCCTCGGGGTGGTGCGCGGCGCGGCTCTGGGCGGGCACCGCGCCGATGACATCGGTCTGCGCGTCCGGCTCCGCACCGTCGCCGCCGACGGCCGTACCGGTGTCGTTCTGTACGAGGGTCTGGGTCTGCACGGGGGCGACCTCCAGGAATGTCGCTGCCCGGGCGTGCGGCAGCGGTACGTCTGGGATGGCGCGGGCGGCCTCTCCGCCGTCCATCCCGTACTCATCGAGCGGAACCGCGGGGATCTCGGACCCATGGGGGACGGGTCGGCCGCGCTCCGAGGACTCAGGCACCGCCACCCAGTGTGGAGTACGACACACAGCCGCCACGAGGGGCGTGCGGTGACTTTTTGCGTCCGGCCCGTGACCGCACGGTTACCGTGGCCCACGAGTGCGCTGCTGGGAGGGCCGTACAGCGCTGGTGGGCCGTTCGGAGCGGGGTGGCTCCGGCGCGGATTGGCATGTGCTCCGGGGACGTGCGCGGCGGGGGCGCGGGCCGGCACGGGCTCAGAGCGCCTCCGCGCCCCGCTCCCGCAACGCCTGGTCGTACTGCTGGAGCACCCACAACTCGTTCTGTACGGCGGCCAGCTGGGCCGGGTCGCCCTGGGCGGCCGCCCTCGCCAGGCTGCCCTGGACGTCGCGCACCCGGCGCTCCACGGCCCGGCGGCGCACGGTGACCAACTGCGCGCCCGCGTACACCTCGTCGACCGTCCTGCGCATGATCGCCTCGACCGCCAGCTCGGTCACCATGGCCCGCACCGTGTCGTCCGGCGCCGCCTCGCGGACCCGGACCAGATACTCCTGCGGGTCCTCGGCACCGTACTCGACGCCACCGGCCTCGATGATCGCCACGCGGACGGCCGCGTAGGGGGCGGCGGTGAACTCGTCGACCCCGTACGCGTCGAAGGCGGGGGCGACCAACTCCGGGCGCTGGAGGGCGAGCTTGAGGAGTTCACGTTCGGTGGCGTAGACCGGGTTGCGCAGGGTGAGGGCCGGGCCGGAAGGGGGGCGGACGGTGGACTCGTACGGCTGGGCCGAGCGCTGTGCGGTGGGGGCGGGACCCTGGCCGCCCCGGTCGCGGGCCCAGCGGGCGAGCTGGGCGACGCGCTTGACGACGAACTGGGTGTCGAGGATGCCGAGCATCCCGGCGAGCTGTACGGCGACCTCGTGCTGCGCGCCGCTGTTCTTGATGCGGGCCACGACGGGCGCCGCCTCGTCGAGGGCGGAGGCACGGCCCGCCGGGGTCTCCAGGTCGTAGCGGGCGACGATCTTGCGGAGCGCGAACTCGAAGAGCGGGGTGCGGGGTTCGGTCAGTTCGACCACCGCGTCGTCGCCCTTGGCCAGGCGCAGCTCGCAGGGGTCCATGCCGTCCGGGGCGATGGCGATGTAGGTCTCGGCGGCGAACTTCTGGTCGTCCTCGAAGGCGCGCAGGGCGGCCTTCTGGCCGGCCGCGTCGCCGTCGAAGGTGAAGATCACACGGGCCGAGCCGTTGTCCATGAGCAGCCGGCGGAGGATCTTGATGTGGTCGCCGCCGAAGGCCGTGCCGCAGGTGGCGATGGCCGTGGTCACTCCGGCGAGGTGGCAGGCCATCACGTCCGTGTAGCCCTCGACCACGACGGCCCGGCTGGCCTTGGCGATGTCCTTCTTGGCCAGGTCGATGCCGTAGAGGACCTGGGACTTGCGGTAGATCGCCGTGTCCGGCGTGTTCAGGTACTTCGGGCCGTTGTCCGACTCGTAGAGCTTGCGGGCGCCGAAGCCGACCACGTCGCCGCCGATGTCGCGGATGGGCCACATCAGCCGGCCCCGGAAGCGGTCGATGGGGCCCCGGCGGCCCTCCTGGGACAGCCCGGACAGCAGCAGTTCCTTGTCGGCGAAGCCCTTGCCGCGCAGGAAGCGGGTGAGGTGGTCCCAGCCCTGGGGGCTGTAGCCGACGCCGAAGTGGACGGCGGCGGCCTGGTCGAAGCCGCGCTCGGCGAGGAAGATCCGGCCGGTGTCGGCCTCGGGGCTGGTGGCGAGCTGTTCCGCGTACCACTCGGCGGCGATCTTGTGGGCCTCGACCAGGCGGATGCGCTCTCCGCGCTGGTGGGAGGGGTTGTACCCGCCCTCCTCGTAGCGCAGGGTGATGCCGGCCTGGGCGGCGAGGCGCTCGACGGCCTCCGAGAAGGAGAGGTGGTCGACCTTCATCACGAACGTGATGGTGTCGCCGCCCTCCTGGCAGCCGAAGCAGTGGAACAGTCCCTTGCTCGGGCTGACCTGGAACGACGGCGACTTCTCGTCGTGGAAGGGGCAGAGGCCCTTGAGGTTGCCGCCGCCCGCGTTCCGCAGCTGGAGGTACTCGGACACCACGGCGTCGATCGGGACCGCGTCCCGAACCGCCTTCACGTCCTCGTCGTTGATCCGTCCTGCCACGCGGTGATTCTACGGTGGCCCACTGACACGGATGTGCTGCGGAAGGGGCACGGGGACCCGCGGGGCCGGTCGCACCCGGTCCGCGGCCGCCCCGGCCCCCTCCGGCGGCCGGCTAGGCGATCAGGCTCTCCAGCGGTACCTGGGGGTTCGCGAGCGCCTCGACGTCCACGGCGGCCCGGGACCCGATCAGCTTCTGGATCGGCTCGGTGACATCCCACACGTTCACGTTCATCCCGGCGAGCACCCGCCCCTCCTTCACCCAGAACGCGACGAACTCCCGCTTGCCCGCGTCCCCGCGGATCAGCACCTGGTCGTACGACCCGGGCGGCGCCCATCCCGAGTACTCCATCCCCAGGTCGTACTGGTCGGAGAAGAAGTAGGGCACCCGGTCGTAGGTGACGTCCCTGCCGAGCATCGCGCGTGCGGCGGCCGGGCCGCCGTTGAGCGCGTTGGCCCAGTGTTCGACCCGCAGCCGGGTGCCGAACAGGGCGTGCGGGAAGGAGACGACGTCACCGGCGGCGTAGATGGAGGGGTCGGACGTGCGGAGCTGCGCGTCCACCGCGATGCCCCCGCCCTCGGACCTGTCGGCCAGCTCCAGTCCGGCGGCCTCGGCGAGGCCGACCCGGGGTGCCGCTCCGATGGCCGCGAGGACGTCGTGCGCCGGGTGCTCCTCGCCGGTGTCGGTGCGGGCCGCGAGGACCATGCCGTCCTGGCCGACGATCTCGGTGAGCCGCGCGCCGAAGCGGAAGCGGACGCCGTGCTCGCGGTGCAGTTCGGCGAAGAGGTTGCCCAGCTCGGGGCCGAGCACACCGTGCAGCGGGGTGGGTCCCGGCTCCACGACGGTGACCTCCGCGCCGTACTCGCGGGCCGCGGCCGCCACCTCCAGCCCGATCCAGCCGGCGCCCGCGATCACGAGGTGGCCGTTGTCCCGGCCGAGCGCGGCGAGGACGCCCTTGAGGCGTTCGGCGTGGGCGAGACGGCGCAGATGGTGGACGCCCGCGAGGTCGGTGCCCGGGATGTCCAGGCGGCGGGGCTCGGCGCCGGTCGCCAGCAGGAGCGTGTCGTACTGGACGAGGGTGCCGTCCTCGCCGAAGCGGACGGTCTTGGCCGTACGGTCGATCGCGTCGACGGTCTGGCCGAGGTGCAGCTCGATGTCGTGGCGCGCGTACCAGGACGGTTCGTGGACGAAGACGCTGTCGCGCTCGGCCTTGCCGAGGAGATAGCCCTTCGACAGCGGCGGGCGCTCGTAGGGGTGGTCCCGTTCGTCGCAGATCAGTATCACGCGGCCGGTGAAGCCCTCCGCTCGGAGCGTCTCGGCCGCCTTCGCGCCGGCGAGACCGCCACCGACGATGACGAATGTCTGATCCGCGTCGACCACTTGATGCCTCCTCTTGAGGTTGCGTCCACATGCGAGCGTCCCGCACACAGCGTGATGCGGGAAGAGGGAGTGACCCGATCAGGCCACGGAGGGTCACGTGTCAGTCATATCCCCGTATACCCCTGTCCCGTCCGCCCCGTCAGTCTCGCGTGCAACGTGCGGGCGGAGGGGTCGGTGAGCGAGGCGATCTGGTCGACGATCACCCGCTTGCGGGCACGGTCGTCCGGCGCCTCGTCGAACAGTGCGCGGAACTGGGGTTCGAGCCCCTCCGGTGCGCGGGCGGTGAGCGCCTGGGCCAGCTCGGCGACGACGATCCGCTGGTCGGCGCGGAGCCGTTCCTGCTCGGCGCGCTGCATCACGTACCGGTCGGCGACGGCCTTGAGGACCGCGCACTCCAGGCGCGTCCCGCGCGGGACGACCAGTTCGGCGGCGTACCGGGTGAGGGGGCCGCTGCCGTACGCCTGCCGGGTGGCGCCCTCGGCGGCGAGGCAGAAGCGGCCGATGAGCTGGCTGGTGGCGTCCTTCAACCGGGCCTGGGCGACGGCCGTCCCGTCGTAGCCGTGCGGCCACCACTCCTGGTCGAGGAGGCGGTCGAGGGCCGCGGCGAGTTCGGTCGGGTCGGTGTCGGCGGGTGCGTAGCGGCCGCGCGCGACCTCGAAGACCGCCTGGCGTTCGGGCTCGGCGTGCAGGCAGTTGGGGTCGATGTGGCCCGCGTGGAGGCCGTCCTCGACGTCGTGGACGGAGTACGCCACGTCGTCGGACCAGTCCATGACCTGGGCCTCGAAGGTCGTGCTGGTGCCGGGGGCGCCCTTGCGGACCCAGTCGAACACCGGGCGGTCGTCGTCGTAGACGCCGAACTTGGAGGACTGCGGGTCGGTGGGATGGGCGCCGCGCGGCCAGGGGTACTTGGTGGCGGCGTCCAGGGCGGCGCGGGTGAGGTTGAGGCCGACGCTGACGAGTTCGCCGGTGGTGTCCGAGGGTGCGAATCTCTTGGGTTCGATCCTCGTCAGCAGGCGCAGGGACTGGGCGTTGCCCTCGAAGCCGCCGCAGTCCTCGGCGAACTCGTTCAGCGCCTGTTCGCCGTTGTGGCCGAACGGGGGGTGGCCGAGGTCGTGGGAGAGGCAGGCCGCCTCGACGAGGTCCGGGTCGCAGCCGAGGGCGGCGCCCAGCTCGCGGCCGACCTGGGCGCACTCCAGGGAGTGGGTCAGGCGGGTGCGGGGGCTGGCGTCCCAGGCGAGGCTGCGGGTGCCGGGGGTGACGACCTGGGTCTTGCCGGCGAGTCTGCGCAGGGCGGCGGAGTGCAGGACGCGGGCGCGGTCGCGTTGGAAGGCGGTGCGGCCCGGGCGTTTGTCGGGCTCGGGGGCGTAGCGCTCCGCGGAGGGCGGGTCGTAGGCGGGCGGGGTGTCGTGGCTCGCGGCGGTGTCGTGGCCGAGGGGTGTGGTGCCTTCCATGATTCGACAGTACGGGGAGGGTGTGACAAATGGGTGCCTACTCGTCCGCCGGGTGCGGTGCGTGGGCGAGTGCGGGCGCCGTGGCTTGCCGCGCGGTTCCCCGCGCCCCTGGAGGGGCGCTGCTGCCGCCCGGGGCTTCCCCGGCCCCCTATGCCGTGGCCAGCGCCGGCAGTGGCCTCGTCCTGCTCGTCAGGGACTCGTCGTAGCGGTGGAGGAGCAGGGTCACCATGGCCGGGTGGGCGCCCAGGGGGGCCGCGGTGATCCAGGGGGCCGCTTCGGCGCACTCCCTGGCGAAGCGGCCGGGGGCGGTGAAGTAGGAGGCCACGGCTATGCGGGTGCGGCCCTGGGCGGTGAGGGTGCGGACGGCTTCGGGGACGGTGGGGGCGGCGGCGGAGGCGTAGGCGGGCAGGACGGGGACGCCGAGGCGGTCGGCGAGGAGGCGGGCCGTGCGGCCGGTGTCCTCGGCGGCCTCGGGGTCGCGGGAGCCGGCGGCGGCGAGCACCACGGCGCTGGTGCGGCGGGCGGCGGCGCTCATCCGGGTGCGCCAGCCGGCCTCGACGAGACGGGCGTGCAGGGTCTCCACGAGGAGGGGGTGCGGGCCGAGGGGGGCGGCCAGGCGGGTGCGGGCCTCGGCGGCGGCCGCCATCTCGGGGATGTCCTGCTTGACGTGGTAGCCGCGGCTGAGGAGCAGGGGGACGAGGACCGCTTCCCGGTCGCCGAGGGCGGCGAGGGTGTCGGGGAGGAGGGGCTCGTTCAGCTCGATGTGACCGAGGTGCACGGCGAGGCCGGGGCGCCGCTCGCGGACGCGCTCCATGAGGGTGCGCACGGTCGCCAGGGCGCGCGGGTCCCGGCTGCCGTGGGCCACGAGGACCAGGGCGGGCGCTGCCGGGCGGGGGCTTCCGTCGCGGGAGACGCGGCTGAGCTGGGCGGCCAGCTGGTCGGTGATCAGGTTCATGATGTGCGCCGTACTGTCGAGGTCCGCGTTCGACTTGCTCGTCGTCGCCGTCATGGATCAATGGTGCCGGGGGGAGGTTGCCTGCCCGTTGCACGGTGGTCACGGGTGTTTTCCAGCGGTTCACCGCGCGGGATGAGGGTGTGTGAGCCCACGTGACCTGGCGTTTCCACTCGTTCGAGTGAAGCTTGTCACGCCTGGCGGTGAACCGGAGCGACACGGATGACGTCTTCGTTGGTCGGAAGGACGGGCGCGGTGGGGCCCGTCGGAAACAACCAGGACACATTCGGGGACGCCTTCGGGGTCCGGGAGACGGGGGTGGGCCGCCG is drawn from Streptomyces bottropensis ATCC 25435 and contains these coding sequences:
- a CDS encoding ABC transporter ATP-binding protein — its product is MLIRLLRSHLRPYRTPIILLVLLQFVQTCATLYLPTLNADIIDQGVVEGDTGYILSFGALMIGISLVQVVCNIGAVYYGARTASAVGRDIRAAVFDRVQSFSAREVGHFGAPSLITRTTNDVQQVQMLVLMTFTLVVSAPIMCVGGIVLALGLDVPLSGVLLAVVPVLGISVSLIVRRLRPLFRAMQERLDTVNRVLREQITGNRVIRAFVRDDYEKDRFRKANAELTEVSLGTGRMLALMFPIVMTVINLSSIAVVWFGAHRIDSGGMEIGALTAFLAYLMQIVMAVMMATFMFMMMPRAEVCAERIQEVLDTDSSVVPPVAPVRELRRHGFLEVRGAGFRYPGAEEPVLRSIEVVARPGETTAVIGSTGSGKSTLLGLVPRLFDVTEGEVLVDGVDVRTLDPQLLARTVGLVPQKPYLFSGTVATNLRYGNPDATDEELWHALEVAQAKEFVERLENGLDSPIAQGGTNVSGGQRQRLAIARTLVQGPEIYLFDDSFSALDYATDAALRAALGRETAEATVVIVAQRVATIRDADRIVVLDEGRVVGTGRHHELMAENETYREIVLSQLTEAEAA
- a CDS encoding ABC transporter ATP-binding protein; the protein is MAGPLARMAGAGAPDQHSMDFKGSGKRLLAQFRPERFTMYAMIVCAVLSVGLSVLGPYLLGRATDLVFAGVVGREMPAGATKAEVLASMRERGDGAVADMLSGTEFTPGEGIDFDAVGTVLLVALGIFLVAGLLMAAATRLSNRAINRTVYHMREELQAKLSRLPLSYFDRRQRGEVLSRATNDIDNIGQTLQQSMGQLVNSLLTIIGVLVMMFWVSPLLALVALVTVPVSFVVATRVGKRSQPHFVAQWRVTGKLNAHIEEMYTGHTLVKVFGRQEESAQQFAEENERLYEAGFKAQFNSGIMQPLMFFVSNINYVLVAVVGGLRVASGALSIGDVQAFIQYSRQFSMPLTQVASMANLVQSGVASAERIFELLDAEEQEADAVPGVRPEVLRGRVALEGVSFRYEADKPLIEDLSLVVEPGHTVAIVGPTGAGKTTLVNLLMRFYEVTGGRITLDGVDVASMSRDELRDGIGMVLQDTWLFGGTIAENIAYGASASRKVTRGEIEEAARAAHADRFVRTLPEGYDTVIDDEGSGVSAGEKQLITIARAFLSDPVILVLDEATSSVDTRTEVLIQKAMAKLAHGRTSFVIAHRLSTIRDADTILVMENGSIVEQGAHEELLAADGAYARLYKAQFVEAVAEVD
- a CDS encoding RNA polymerase sigma factor — translated: MPESSERGRPVPHGSEIPAVPLDEYGMDGGEAARAIPDVPLPHARAATFLEVAPVQTQTLVQNDTGTAVGGDGAEPDAQTDVIGAVPAQSRAAHHPEAAPDDPPELDEPAEPPESEPVELPRVRTDTSGPSSDLFRQYLREIGRIPLLTAVEEVELARRVEAGLFAEERLGNASDLDTRLALDLDKLVVMGRMAKRRLIEANLRLVVSVAKRYVGRGLTMLDLVQEGNLGLIRAVEKFDYARGYKFSTYATWWIRQAMSRALADQARTIRVPVHVVELINRVVRVQRRMLQERGYEPTPDEVAAHLDLAPGRVSEVLRLAQEPVSLHAPVGEEDDVALGDLIEDGDAASPVESAAFLLLREHLEAVLSTLGERERKVVQLRYGLADGRPRTLEEIGRIFGVTRERIRQIESKTLNKLRDHAFADQLRGYLD
- the dnaG gene encoding DNA primase; its protein translation is MAGRINDEDVKAVRDAVPIDAVVSEYLQLRNAGGGNLKGLCPFHDEKSPSFQVSPSKGLFHCFGCQEGGDTITFVMKVDHLSFSEAVERLAAQAGITLRYEEGGYNPSHQRGERIRLVEAHKIAAEWYAEQLATSPEADTGRIFLAERGFDQAAAVHFGVGYSPQGWDHLTRFLRGKGFADKELLLSGLSQEGRRGPIDRFRGRLMWPIRDIGGDVVGFGARKLYESDNGPKYLNTPDTAIYRKSQVLYGIDLAKKDIAKASRAVVVEGYTDVMACHLAGVTTAIATCGTAFGGDHIKILRRLLMDNGSARVIFTFDGDAAGQKAALRAFEDDQKFAAETYIAIAPDGMDPCELRLAKGDDAVVELTEPRTPLFEFALRKIVARYDLETPAGRASALDEAAPVVARIKNSGAQHEVAVQLAGMLGILDTQFVVKRVAQLARWARDRGGQGPAPTAQRSAQPYESTVRPPSGPALTLRNPVYATERELLKLALQRPELVAPAFDAYGVDEFTAAPYAAVRVAIIEAGGVEYGAEDPQEYLVRVREAAPDDTVRAMVTELAVEAIMRRTVDEVYAGAQLVTVRRRAVERRVRDVQGSLARAAAQGDPAQLAAVQNELWVLQQYDQALRERGAEAL
- a CDS encoding NAD(P)/FAD-dependent oxidoreductase; translated protein: MVDADQTFVIVGGGLAGAKAAETLRAEGFTGRVILICDERDHPYERPPLSKGYLLGKAERDSVFVHEPSWYARHDIELHLGQTVDAIDRTAKTVRFGEDGTLVQYDTLLLATGAEPRRLDIPGTDLAGVHHLRRLAHAERLKGVLAALGRDNGHLVIAGAGWIGLEVAAAAREYGAEVTVVEPGPTPLHGVLGPELGNLFAELHREHGVRFRFGARLTEIVGQDGMVLAARTDTGEEHPAHDVLAAIGAAPRVGLAEAAGLELADRSEGGGIAVDAQLRTSDPSIYAAGDVVSFPHALFGTRLRVEHWANALNGGPAAARAMLGRDVTYDRVPYFFSDQYDLGMEYSGWAPPGSYDQVLIRGDAGKREFVAFWVKEGRVLAGMNVNVWDVTEPIQKLIGSRAAVDVEALANPQVPLESLIA
- a CDS encoding deoxyguanosinetriphosphate triphosphohydrolase, whose protein sequence is MEGTTPLGHDTAASHDTPPAYDPPSAERYAPEPDKRPGRTAFQRDRARVLHSAALRRLAGKTQVVTPGTRSLAWDASPRTRLTHSLECAQVGRELGAALGCDPDLVEAACLSHDLGHPPFGHNGEQALNEFAEDCGGFEGNAQSLRLLTRIEPKRFAPSDTTGELVSVGLNLTRAALDAATKYPWPRGAHPTDPQSSKFGVYDDDRPVFDWVRKGAPGTSTTFEAQVMDWSDDVAYSVHDVEDGLHAGHIDPNCLHAEPERQAVFEVARGRYAPADTDPTELAAALDRLLDQEWWPHGYDGTAVAQARLKDATSQLIGRFCLAAEGATRQAYGSGPLTRYAAELVVPRGTRLECAVLKAVADRYVMQRAEQERLRADQRIVVAELAQALTARAPEGLEPQFRALFDEAPDDRARKRVIVDQIASLTDPSARTLHARLTGRTGQGYTGI
- a CDS encoding sirohydrochlorin chelatase, with product MTATTSKSNADLDSTAHIMNLITDQLAAQLSRVSRDGSPRPAAPALVLVAHGSRDPRALATVRTLMERVRERRPGLAVHLGHIELNEPLLPDTLAALGDREAVLVPLLLSRGYHVKQDIPEMAAAAEARTRLAAPLGPHPLLVETLHARLVEAGWRTRMSAAARRTSAVVLAAAGSRDPEAAEDTGRTARLLADRLGVPVLPAYASAAAPTVPEAVRTLTAQGRTRIAVASYFTAPGRFARECAEAAPWITAAPLGAHPAMVTLLLHRYDESLTSRTRPLPALATA